The following coding sequences are from one Salinicoccus sp. Bachu38 window:
- a CDS encoding AraC family transcriptional regulator — protein sequence MMIGQLNDVIDYIERNLSNDLQLSDVARYVGESDHHFRKLFLYITGMPLNEYIKKRKLSVANQDLVQGHSVTEVAFKYGYNSVEGFSRAFRSWSGILPSEACRTGAITSFPKLSFYIDVRGGENMEVKIVEMPAFTIAGVEKRVPMQFEGTNDSIMQLAESITDEQRAEMRRVQNIDPKEIINASYDADEKFMKEEGDLTHMIGVLTTETDISDSLDKKHVDACTWAIFPNEGKFPEAMQETMARTHSEWLPSSNYELIEAPTFSFTQMDSEKEGHAYSEIWLPVKKTQ from the coding sequence ATGATGATTGGACAATTGAATGATGTAATCGACTATATAGAAAGGAACCTTTCCAATGACCTGCAGCTCAGTGATGTTGCGCGTTATGTAGGTGAATCGGATCACCACTTCAGAAAGCTGTTTTTGTATATTACAGGCATGCCCCTCAATGAATACATCAAGAAAAGAAAACTGTCCGTGGCGAACCAGGACCTGGTTCAGGGACACAGCGTAACTGAAGTAGCCTTCAAATACGGCTATAATTCTGTGGAGGGCTTTTCAAGAGCTTTCAGATCCTGGAGTGGCATACTGCCCTCCGAAGCCTGCAGGACAGGTGCCATCACATCATTTCCCAAACTTTCATTCTATATCGACGTCAGAGGAGGAGAGAATATGGAAGTGAAAATAGTAGAAATGCCCGCCTTCACAATAGCCGGAGTCGAAAAAAGAGTGCCCATGCAGTTTGAAGGGACAAATGATTCCATCATGCAACTTGCGGAAAGCATTACAGACGAACAGAGGGCTGAGATGAGGCGCGTTCAGAATATCGATCCGAAGGAAATCATCAATGCATCCTATGATGCGGACGAGAAGTTTATGAAAGAAGAAGGGGACCTGACCCATATGATCGGTGTACTGACGACAGAAACAGACATCAGCGACAGCCTGGATAAGAAGCATGTGGACGCCTGCACATGGGCTATATTTCCAAACGAAGGAAAATTCCCCGAGGCAATGCAGGAGACGATGGCAAGAACCCATTCCGAATGGCTGCCTTCTTCCAACTATGAGCTGATCGAGGCACCGACGTTCTCGTTCACCCAAATGGATTCGGAAAAGGAGGGCCATGCGTACAGTGAAATATGGCTGCCGGTCAAGAAAACTCAATAA
- a CDS encoding NADH:flavin oxidoreductase/NADH oxidase family protein — MELPNGIRVKNRFFKSAMSETLANAHNQPVEKHIRLYQEWAEGGAGVVVTGNVMVDRNALGEPGNVVIEDEKDMDMLKRWAEKGTKHGTCLWMQINHPGKQSPKTMSKEPVAPSAIPMGDALRSAFNPPRKLTNDEIKNLIEKYVNTAAVAKKAGFAGVQIHGAHGYLVNQFLSPHDNRRDDEYGGRLENRMRFLTEIYKGMRGNLGESFPISLKLNSSDFNRDGFTEAESITVVEKMAEMGLDLIEISGGNYEQPKMSTGTDSEVFFLDYAQKLKEKVDIPVVVTGGFRSHESMESALEKGHTDMIGIARPMALDPHLPNRIMSGDYESITTRRLTTGIKGLDEKIGPAVGNVYYAMQLKRIAEGKETQQHTNAWRPLLHLIATHGPQALKPKRRK, encoded by the coding sequence TTGGAACTGCCTAATGGCATCCGGGTGAAAAACCGTTTCTTCAAGTCGGCCATGAGTGAAACGCTGGCCAACGCCCACAATCAGCCCGTTGAAAAGCACATCAGACTCTATCAGGAATGGGCCGAGGGCGGAGCGGGTGTGGTCGTGACAGGAAATGTGATGGTCGACCGCAATGCTCTCGGGGAGCCCGGCAATGTCGTCATCGAGGATGAAAAAGATATGGACATGCTGAAGAGATGGGCAGAAAAGGGTACGAAACATGGTACATGTCTCTGGATGCAGATCAACCATCCCGGCAAACAGTCGCCGAAGACCATGTCCAAAGAGCCTGTGGCCCCAAGTGCCATTCCGATGGGTGACGCCCTGAGGAGTGCTTTCAATCCGCCACGTAAACTGACAAATGATGAAATCAAAAATCTTATAGAAAAATATGTGAACACTGCAGCCGTTGCCAAAAAAGCAGGGTTTGCCGGTGTGCAGATTCACGGCGCCCACGGCTACCTGGTCAACCAGTTCCTATCTCCTCATGACAACCGGAGAGATGATGAGTATGGTGGACGTCTTGAAAACCGCATGCGCTTTCTCACAGAAATCTATAAGGGGATGCGTGGGAATTTGGGAGAGTCGTTCCCCATCTCGTTGAAGCTCAATTCTTCAGATTTCAACCGGGATGGTTTTACGGAAGCGGAATCAATCACTGTCGTCGAGAAGATGGCGGAAATGGGTTTGGATCTGATTGAAATCTCGGGAGGGAACTATGAACAGCCGAAAATGTCGACTGGTACGGATTCGGAAGTGTTCTTCCTGGACTATGCCCAGAAATTAAAGGAGAAGGTCGACATCCCTGTTGTCGTTACGGGCGGGTTCAGATCCCATGAAAGCATGGAATCCGCGCTTGAAAAGGGACATACAGATATGATCGGCATCGCCAGACCCATGGCCCTGGATCCTCACCTTCCAAACCGTATCATGTCAGGCGACTACGAGAGTATAACGACCAGACGCCTCACTACAGGCATAAAGGGACTGGATGAAAAGATAGGGCCGGCTGTGGGGAATGTCTACTATGCCATGCAGCTCAAGCGGATCGCTGAAGGAAAGGAAACACAACAGCATACCAATGCATGGCGTCCGCTCCTGCATCTCATAGCCACCCATGGACCGCAGGCATTGAAGCCGAAACGGAGAAAATGA
- a CDS encoding helix-turn-helix transcriptional regulator codes for MDMEFGNKLKKLRTDEGMSQEELSRTLNVSRQAVYKWEKNRGYPDIDNLIRISDIFNVTIDDLIRNDKDMKDKISIDEEQPFEMLGDLGFYIGMIMVILGAILFEDTLSITFMLLGLLTVAFFDDLIKSLKSLF; via the coding sequence ATGGATATGGAGTTTGGCAATAAATTGAAGAAATTGAGGACGGATGAAGGGATGTCGCAGGAAGAGCTCTCCAGGACGTTGAATGTCTCACGTCAGGCTGTCTACAAATGGGAGAAAAATCGCGGCTATCCGGATATTGATAACCTCATCAGGATCAGCGACATATTCAATGTGACGATTGATGATCTCATCAGGAATGATAAGGACATGAAGGATAAGATCAGTATTGATGAAGAGCAGCCGTTTGAAATGCTTGGTGATCTCGGCTTTTATATTGGTATGATTATGGTCATTTTAGGTGCTATCCTCTTTGAAGATACTCTTTCAATCACATTCATGCTTTTGGGGTTGCTTACGGTTGCCTTCTTTGATGACTTGATAAAGTCGTTGAAGTCACTTTTCTAG
- a CDS encoding CHAP domain-containing protein, protein MFHVKKGFAVLVIIGLATAGLFVADSQTEDGLWETLEYHLLPDPMANNTYDAGECTYHVFEKVKAQGDMIETDWRNADQWAENAEADGYTVNDEPKAGAILQTERGELGHVAYIESVNEDGSLHISEMNYTEPYEVTERTITADDTGRYSYIHPKENPRPKDLEEQA, encoded by the coding sequence ATGTTTCACGTGAAAAAAGGATTTGCTGTGCTTGTCATCATCGGCCTCGCTACAGCTGGCCTGTTTGTAGCAGACAGTCAGACTGAGGACGGCCTATGGGAAACACTGGAATACCACCTACTCCCCGACCCGATGGCAAACAACACTTATGATGCCGGGGAATGCACCTACCATGTATTCGAAAAGGTGAAGGCACAGGGTGACATGATAGAAACAGACTGGCGGAATGCCGACCAGTGGGCGGAAAATGCAGAAGCCGATGGCTACACAGTCAATGATGAACCGAAAGCAGGTGCCATCCTGCAGACCGAAAGAGGTGAACTCGGACATGTGGCCTATATCGAGTCGGTCAACGAAGACGGTTCGCTTCATATTTCCGAAATGAATTATACCGAACCCTATGAAGTGACCGAGCGTACGATTACGGCAGATGATACAGGCCGATATTCATATATCCATCCAAAAGAGAATCCACGCCCAAAGGACCTGGAAGAGCAGGCATAG
- a CDS encoding fructose-1,6-bisphosphatase has translation MEAKYLNLLSEKFNSEEKVVTEIINLESILDLPKGTEHFVSDLHGEFQAFQHVLRNGSGNVRVKIRDVFKDRLTEDEISEFAALVYYPEDKLKLVKNQVGSREALNEWYKIKIHHMIELISFASSKYTRSKLRKALPKQFVYIIEELLYKSDEDTNKKPYYEKIVDKIITLGQAEKLIIGLSYTTQRLVVDHLHVVGDIYDRGPEPDKIMDTLIDYHSLDIQWGNHDVLWIGAYAGSKVCLANILRICARYDNLDIIEDAYGINLRPLLNLAEKYYEDNPAFHPKQHSEKALTEQEKLQITKIHQAIAIIQFKLESPIIKRRPYFEMEERLVLEKVDYDKQEITVYGETYPLEHTCFSTVDPEDPVKLLEEEEEVIDKLLLSLQQSEKLKRHMNFLMKKGSLYLKYNGNLLIHGCIPVDEDGNMEQMEIDGNIYEGRELLNQFENHLRKAFKDIESTDDLSTDLVWYLWTGKHSSLFGKRAMTTFERYFIKDKASHKEEKNPYYHLREDVDVCRKMLEEFNLDPEQGHIINGHTPVKEIDGENPIKADGKMIVIDGGFSKAYQKTTGIAGYTLLYNSYGMQLVAHQHFNSKKNVLLNGADALSVRRIVDEELQRKKIRDTNIGARLQEEIEMLQALMSYRYIN, from the coding sequence ATGGAAGCGAAATATCTCAACCTGCTGTCAGAAAAATTCAATAGCGAAGAAAAAGTCGTCACGGAGATCATCAATCTCGAGTCCATACTGGACCTGCCGAAGGGCACTGAACATTTTGTCAGCGATCTGCATGGGGAATTCCAGGCTTTTCAGCATGTGCTGAGGAATGGGTCCGGCAACGTACGGGTAAAAATCCGGGATGTTTTCAAGGACAGGCTGACAGAGGATGAAATCAGCGAATTTGCAGCCCTCGTATATTACCCGGAGGACAAATTGAAACTGGTCAAGAACCAGGTAGGTTCAAGAGAGGCGCTGAACGAATGGTATAAAATAAAGATTCATCATATGATCGAACTGATATCTTTCGCCTCTTCCAAGTACACACGTTCAAAGCTGAGAAAAGCTTTGCCGAAACAATTTGTCTACATCATCGAGGAACTGCTCTACAAGAGTGATGAAGATACGAATAAAAAGCCTTATTATGAAAAGATCGTTGACAAGATCATTACACTCGGCCAGGCAGAGAAACTCATCATAGGCCTTTCCTATACAACACAGCGCCTGGTCGTCGACCACCTCCATGTAGTAGGGGACATCTACGACCGAGGACCGGAGCCGGATAAGATCATGGATACGCTGATCGACTATCATTCCTTGGATATCCAGTGGGGGAACCACGATGTACTGTGGATCGGTGCATATGCCGGCTCAAAAGTATGCCTTGCGAACATTCTCAGGATTTGTGCACGCTATGACAACCTTGATATCATCGAAGATGCATACGGCATCAACCTGCGTCCACTTCTGAACCTGGCTGAGAAATATTATGAAGACAATCCTGCCTTCCATCCGAAGCAGCATTCGGAAAAGGCACTTACAGAACAGGAAAAGCTCCAGATTACAAAAATCCACCAGGCCATCGCCATCATCCAGTTCAAGCTGGAAAGCCCGATCATCAAACGCCGTCCATATTTCGAAATGGAAGAGCGGCTCGTTCTGGAAAAAGTCGATTATGACAAGCAGGAAATCACAGTCTACGGGGAGACCTATCCATTGGAGCACACCTGCTTCTCGACTGTCGATCCAGAAGATCCAGTGAAACTGCTCGAAGAGGAAGAGGAAGTCATCGATAAACTCCTGCTCTCCCTCCAGCAATCGGAAAAGTTGAAACGCCACATGAATTTCCTGATGAAAAAAGGCAGCCTCTACCTGAAATATAATGGCAACCTGCTGATTCATGGATGTATTCCTGTAGACGAAGACGGTAATATGGAACAGATGGAAATTGATGGAAATATCTATGAAGGAAGGGAACTGCTGAACCAGTTCGAGAATCATCTCCGCAAAGCCTTCAAAGATATCGAATCGACGGATGACCTGTCGACGGATCTTGTATGGTACCTTTGGACCGGTAAACACTCCTCCCTGTTCGGCAAACGGGCGATGACTACATTTGAACGCTACTTCATCAAAGACAAAGCTTCTCACAAGGAAGAGAAGAACCCATACTATCACCTGAGAGAAGATGTGGATGTATGCCGGAAGATGCTTGAAGAATTCAACCTCGATCCGGAACAGGGCCATATCATCAATGGGCATACACCCGTGAAGGAGATCGATGGAGAGAATCCGATCAAGGCGGACGGCAAGATGATCGTCATCGATGGCGGCTTCTCCAAGGCGTACCAGAAGACTACAGGAATTGCCGGCTATACACTGCTGTATAACTCATATGGCATGCAACTCGTCGCCCACCAGCACTTCAATTCAAAGAAGAATGTACTGTTGAATGGTGCAGATGCACTCTCCGTGCGCCGCATCGTCGATGAGGAGCTTCAAAGGAAGAAGATACGCGACACCAACATCGGTGCCAGACTGCAGGAAGAGATTGAAATGCTGCAGGCACTCATGTCCTATCGTTACATTAATTAA
- a CDS encoding class I SAM-dependent methyltransferase, with protein MNTGCKLCHSDTSLFSHQKLGDYHFCPFCEYVSKDENSILSEQEELKIYNSHNNSIDDPGYVDFFYEFLYDAVFPYVSGDVQGLDFGSGPAPVLAQILDQNHDFHMDIYDLFYVPERIYEGKKYDLITATEVVEHLEDPLEYFSRFADLLKPEGVLAVMTLFHHNDMNHFNNWHYMRDRTHISFYTPKTMHYIANRTGLKIIHTNNVRHTTFMLDS; from the coding sequence ATGAACACGGGATGCAAATTATGCCACTCAGACACCAGCCTTTTCAGCCATCAAAAACTTGGTGACTACCACTTTTGCCCTTTCTGTGAATATGTTTCTAAAGATGAAAACAGCATCCTTTCTGAACAGGAGGAACTCAAAATCTACAACTCCCACAACAACTCGATCGATGACCCCGGGTATGTCGATTTCTTCTATGAGTTTCTGTATGATGCGGTCTTCCCCTATGTCAGCGGCGATGTTCAGGGCCTTGATTTCGGAAGTGGGCCGGCACCGGTTCTTGCCCAGATACTGGATCAGAACCATGATTTCCATATGGACATATACGACCTGTTCTATGTCCCGGAGAGGATCTATGAGGGAAAAAAGTACGATCTGATTACCGCTACTGAAGTGGTCGAACATCTGGAAGACCCCCTCGAATACTTCAGCCGGTTCGCCGACCTCTTGAAACCTGAGGGAGTACTTGCTGTCATGACCCTTTTCCACCACAATGACATGAATCATTTCAACAACTGGCACTATATGCGTGACCGCACTCATATCTCCTTCTATACGCCAAAAACCATGCATTATATTGCCAATAGAACGGGGCTGAAGATCATCCACACCAACAATGTACGGCATACAACGTTCATGCTGGATTCATGA
- a CDS encoding Hsp20/alpha crystallin family protein, whose amino-acid sequence MAFEMKPFNNSFFDMSPSDMFRDVGRQLFTQFPESTMKSDIREYDHSYVLEAELPGIEKENINIEYSNGILSISGEQSIDNEAKDDQGRVIHRERSYSTIKRQFAFDNIREDGISADFNNGILKITLPKTNRDDRSKRIEIN is encoded by the coding sequence ATGGCTTTTGAAATGAAACCTTTCAACAACAGCTTTTTTGATATGAGTCCTAGCGATATGTTCAGGGATGTTGGTCGTCAACTCTTTACACAATTCCCTGAAAGCACGATGAAATCCGACATTCGAGAGTATGACCACTCATATGTCCTCGAGGCGGAACTGCCAGGCATCGAGAAGGAAAACATCAATATTGAATATAGTAACGGTATACTGTCGATTTCAGGTGAACAATCCATCGATAATGAAGCCAAGGATGATCAGGGACGTGTCATTCATCGTGAACGCAGCTACAGCACCATAAAACGCCAATTTGCCTTCGATAACATCCGGGAGGACGGCATTTCAGCCGACTTCAATAACGGTATACTGAAAATAACACTCCCAAAAACAAATAGAGATGACCGCTCGAAACGCATTGAAATCAATTAG
- a CDS encoding quaternary amine ABC transporter ATP-binding protein, translating into MRDVGIIEIKDVTKVFGDYTKEVQDLLHSNESKDEIFKKTGATVAVKSANMTVEQGEVFVVMGLSGSGKSTLIRLINRLIDPTDGNLIVKDKNVSKLSAEELREFRRVNLSMVFQKFALFPFKNILENAAFGLEVRKIPKKERLEKAENALRLVGLDNYKTQYPDQLSGGMQQRVGLARALANETDILLMDEAFSALDPLIRKEMQHELLQLQKKMKKTIVFITHDLDEALSIGDRIALMKDGAIAQVGRPEEIVRKPADDYVKSFVKDIDRSKVLKVKHIMTPRGNDWISDPKHTIDSEALLYKTFDAFKEGVKELGVEENGETIGVVEFDKVFEVLAQGSEVNGDVG; encoded by the coding sequence ATGAGAGATGTGGGCATAATAGAAATAAAGGATGTAACCAAGGTTTTTGGAGATTACACCAAAGAGGTGCAGGATCTATTACATAGCAATGAATCGAAGGATGAAATATTCAAGAAGACAGGCGCCACAGTGGCGGTAAAATCTGCGAATATGACGGTAGAACAAGGTGAAGTCTTTGTAGTCATGGGGCTTTCAGGGAGTGGCAAATCCACTCTGATAAGACTCATCAATCGCCTGATAGATCCGACAGATGGGAATCTGATTGTTAAAGATAAGAATGTCTCCAAGTTAAGTGCAGAGGAACTGAGAGAATTCAGAAGAGTGAACTTGAGTATGGTTTTTCAGAAGTTTGCTTTGTTTCCATTTAAAAATATACTCGAGAATGCTGCTTTCGGGTTGGAGGTAAGAAAGATTCCCAAGAAAGAAAGGCTGGAGAAGGCGGAGAACGCCCTCAGACTGGTCGGATTGGATAACTATAAGACCCAGTATCCGGATCAATTGTCCGGTGGAATGCAGCAGCGTGTAGGTCTGGCTCGGGCACTTGCAAACGAAACGGACATACTTTTGATGGATGAAGCATTTTCTGCCCTCGATCCCCTGATCAGGAAGGAAATGCAGCATGAGTTGCTGCAGTTGCAAAAAAAGATGAAGAAAACGATTGTCTTCATCACTCATGATCTGGATGAGGCACTTAGTATCGGGGACCGCATCGCCCTCATGAAAGATGGTGCAATCGCACAAGTAGGCAGACCTGAAGAAATCGTAAGAAAACCTGCGGATGATTATGTAAAATCTTTTGTAAAAGATATAGACCGCTCAAAGGTGCTTAAGGTCAAACATATCATGACACCACGTGGCAATGACTGGATATCTGATCCTAAGCACACGATTGACTCGGAAGCACTGCTATACAAAACATTCGATGCTTTTAAAGAGGGCGTCAAGGAACTAGGTGTCGAAGAAAACGGAGAAACGATCGGTGTCGTAGAGTTTGATAAGGTGTTTGAAGTTCTGGCCCAGGGAAGCGAGGTGAATGGTGATGTTGGATAG
- a CDS encoding ABC transporter permease: MLDSLPRLPVADWTASFVDWLTSSFSFIFDPIKLYLGSLMDMIITILEFIPPILFILIIMALAAIFMTRKIVSPLLIGLGLLFIYNQGLWEHLIDTMTLVIISGLISVIIGIPLGILMSRSDYFESFMKPVLDFMQTMPAFVYLIPAVAFFGIGMVPGVFASVIFSAPPTIRLTNLGIRQISTDLIEASDAFGTTPFQKLVKVQLPLAKVSIMAGVNQTIMLALSMVVIASMIGAPGLGTEVLSSLQRAQVGTGFVAGLGIVILAIIIDRFTQSKKNI, from the coding sequence ATGTTGGATAGTCTCCCGCGTTTGCCTGTTGCCGACTGGACAGCGAGTTTTGTGGACTGGCTGACCAGTTCGTTCAGCTTCATATTTGACCCTATAAAACTGTATCTTGGCAGTCTGATGGATATGATCATCACTATTTTGGAGTTTATACCTCCAATACTCTTCATCCTCATTATCATGGCATTGGCTGCAATATTCATGACGAGAAAGATCGTATCTCCGTTGCTGATTGGTCTCGGTCTCCTATTCATATATAATCAGGGGTTATGGGAGCATCTGATTGATACGATGACGCTGGTAATCATAAGTGGGTTAATATCAGTCATTATCGGCATCCCATTGGGCATCCTCATGTCCAGAAGTGACTATTTCGAATCGTTCATGAAACCGGTTCTAGATTTCATGCAGACGATGCCGGCTTTTGTTTACCTGATACCAGCCGTTGCATTTTTCGGTATTGGAATGGTGCCGGGTGTGTTTGCTTCTGTTATTTTCTCTGCTCCCCCTACGATTCGGTTGACGAATCTGGGAATTAGGCAGATTTCAACAGACCTGATTGAAGCAAGTGATGCATTCGGTACTACACCTTTCCAAAAACTGGTCAAAGTACAATTGCCACTTGCGAAAGTGTCCATCATGGCCGGTGTAAATCAGACAATCATGCTGGCACTTTCAATGGTAGTCATCGCATCCATGATCGGTGCGCCGGGTCTTGGAACGGAAGTATTGAGTTCTCTGCAGAGAGCTCAAGTAGGTACAGGGTTTGTTGCTGGATTGGGTATCGTGATATTAGCAATAATAATTGATCGTTTTACACAGTCCAAGAAAAATATATAG
- a CDS encoding glycine betaine ABC transporter substrate-binding protein — MKKWNLLVLTLVLSVVLAACGGTEETETSEEGGTEDNGNLGEESLTLSYVEWDSEIASTYVIQKVLEDAGYSVEITPLDNAIMWQSVATGESDGMVSAWLPLTHGDLYDEYEEQFEDLGANLEGAKIGMVVPQDFPVDSIADLSDEAGQTVTGIEPGAGVVQAAENAVEEYDNLEGWEVQTSSSGAMATELGQAMENGEEIVVTGWSPHWKFQVHDLKYLDDPEGIFGEEEHINTIVRQGLGEDSPHAYDILDNFSWTTEDMEAVMLDIEEGASPEEAATTWVEENQDMVSEWTQ, encoded by the coding sequence GTGAAAAAGTGGAATCTTTTAGTACTGACACTTGTATTATCAGTTGTCCTTGCAGCATGTGGGGGCACGGAAGAGACGGAGACATCAGAAGAAGGCGGAACAGAAGATAATGGTAACTTGGGTGAAGAGAGCCTTACTCTCTCATATGTAGAATGGGATTCAGAAATTGCTTCTACTTACGTCATCCAGAAAGTCTTGGAAGATGCTGGATACAGCGTTGAAATAACACCGCTTGATAATGCCATCATGTGGCAGTCGGTCGCAACCGGTGAATCGGATGGCATGGTAAGTGCATGGTTGCCTTTGACACATGGAGATCTATACGACGAGTATGAAGAACAATTTGAAGATCTGGGCGCAAACTTGGAAGGTGCAAAAATTGGTATGGTCGTGCCTCAGGACTTCCCAGTAGATTCGATTGCTGATCTTAGCGATGAAGCTGGACAGACTGTCACTGGTATTGAACCAGGGGCTGGCGTTGTCCAAGCCGCAGAAAATGCAGTGGAAGAGTACGATAACCTTGAAGGATGGGAAGTACAAACTTCATCCTCAGGTGCAATGGCGACTGAACTTGGACAAGCAATGGAAAATGGCGAGGAAATCGTCGTTACAGGCTGGTCCCCCCACTGGAAGTTCCAAGTACATGACTTGAAATATCTCGATGATCCTGAAGGTATATTCGGAGAAGAAGAACACATCAATACCATCGTTCGTCAAGGACTGGGTGAAGACAGCCCGCACGCCTATGATATTCTCGATAACTTTAGTTGGACGACAGAAGATATGGAAGCAGTAATGCTTGATATAGAAGAAGGCGCTTCACCTGAAGAAGCGGCTACAACTTGGGTTGAAGAGAATCAGGATATGGTATCAGAGTGGACACAATAA
- a CDS encoding FMN-binding negative transcriptional regulator, with protein sequence MYIPKYYKVTNLDEIESFVRNHPFGTIISNDNGRPMATHVPMEMSRSGNGHVITGHLAKGNPQWKTIDDNDDILLIFQGPHAYVSASWYEKEEVSTWNYQSLHIYGSGTLLSEDELENDLIHLLDRYEGHREAGKTWENLSDKSKGQIKGIVGFKIEVNEVQAAYKMNQNKSRRDFDSVMEHLAEKNDQKARQISEEMKRHRY encoded by the coding sequence ATGTATATACCAAAGTACTATAAAGTAACTAATTTGGATGAAATCGAAAGCTTTGTAAGAAACCATCCATTCGGGACAATCATATCCAATGATAACGGCCGGCCAATGGCCACCCATGTTCCCATGGAAATGAGCCGGAGTGGCAATGGCCATGTCATCACCGGGCACCTTGCGAAGGGCAATCCGCAATGGAAGACCATTGATGATAACGACGATATACTGCTCATATTCCAGGGGCCACACGCGTACGTTTCCGCTTCCTGGTATGAAAAGGAGGAGGTCTCGACCTGGAACTATCAATCCCTCCACATCTATGGTTCAGGAACATTGCTTTCAGAGGACGAATTGGAGAACGACCTAATCCACCTGCTGGATCGCTATGAAGGCCATCGCGAGGCAGGCAAGACATGGGAAAACCTATCCGATAAGAGTAAAGGTCAGATAAAAGGTATCGTCGGGTTCAAAATAGAAGTCAATGAAGTGCAGGCGGCCTACAAAATGAACCAGAACAAAAGTAGGAGAGACTTTGACAGCGTCATGGAACACCTGGCCGAGAAGAATGATCAAAAAGCACGTCAGATATCAGAAGAGATGAAAAGACACAGATATTAG
- a CDS encoding GNAT family N-acetyltransferase, giving the protein MNMTITRCTENDWKQLQEISHVTFDETFRAQNKPENMEAYLAQAFTEKKVKNELSEKDSQFFFIYAGDDHAGYLKINTGDAQTEEMGNDALEIERIYILKAFQGQGLGRILFDKAMDIANEMQTSKIWLGVWEKNDKAIAFYKKLGFREEGSHSFYMGDEEQTDIIMVKPLAS; this is encoded by the coding sequence ATGAACATGACAATTACAAGATGCACAGAAAATGACTGGAAACAGCTGCAGGAGATCAGCCATGTCACGTTTGACGAAACGTTCAGGGCACAGAACAAACCGGAGAATATGGAAGCCTACCTTGCCCAGGCATTCACTGAAAAGAAGGTTAAAAATGAACTTTCTGAAAAAGACTCCCAGTTCTTCTTCATATATGCAGGGGATGACCACGCCGGCTACCTAAAAATAAACACTGGAGATGCCCAGACCGAAGAGATGGGCAATGATGCTTTGGAAATCGAACGGATTTACATACTGAAGGCTTTCCAAGGGCAGGGGCTTGGCCGCATACTGTTCGATAAGGCAATGGATATCGCCAATGAAATGCAGACCTCCAAAATATGGCTCGGTGTATGGGAAAAAAATGATAAAGCCATCGCCTTCTACAAAAAGCTCGGCTTCAGGGAGGAGGGGAGCCATTCCTTCTACATGGGGGATGAAGAGCAGACTGATATCATCATGGTGAAGCCGCTTGCATCATAA